A section of the Terriglobales bacterium genome encodes:
- a CDS encoding MGMT family protein produces the protein MFGRIRKTIRQIPRGRVATYGQVARAAGYPGAARQVVWALHTSRGLPWHRVVGAGGRIRLPGEEGFEQRLRLENEGVTFAGSRVQMDLHQHEWKRKARPAKRRSQRGRPRRTRGQP, from the coding sequence GTGTTCGGGCGCATCCGCAAGACGATCCGGCAGATTCCGCGCGGCCGGGTGGCGACCTACGGCCAGGTGGCGCGTGCCGCGGGTTACCCCGGCGCGGCACGGCAGGTGGTGTGGGCCCTGCACACCTCCCGGGGACTGCCGTGGCATCGTGTTGTGGGCGCCGGCGGCCGCATCCGGCTGCCGGGCGAAGAGGGATTCGAGCAGCGCCTGCGCCTGGAGAACGAAGGGGTGACGTTCGCCGGCAGCCGCGTCCAAATGGACTTGCACCAGCATGAATGGAAGCGAAAGGCACGCCCGGCGAAGCGCCGGTCTCAGCGCGGGCGCCCCCGTAGAACGAGAGGACAG
- a CDS encoding glycosyltransferase, which yields MVPGLATRLSVGVLVDLFRYPAAGGHVKCWERLAEAAVGLDALDLTVYFLADQPGIAALAENSRFVLLRPVFGTNRLGFLRDVVDHTDLAPFRPGFHRTLANHHVIHATDAFFTLAKSALSHARSRNRPLVCSLHTDTVAYAREQSAMVFRKLLGRTLGAAAVDRWRWHERVAARMQRQLRRYLTYCDWSLASQGEELGLLQRALPEGRVSTLRRGIDKEMFHPERRDRGRLREQFGIGEDRLVLLCVGRVDEVKSVLTLARAARLLVERGLPVHAVFAGEGRARGEIGRTLGAHASLPGNVPQEDLAWLYASADLFVFPSRIEISPNVVLEAKAAGLPVLVARAGGSAQFVKEDGRDGLIIAEDDPAVWAEAIQSLCSDAPRRAAIGAAARRWIEQERPSWRDVLLEDLIPVWQRVAHERGVWS from the coding sequence GTGGTCCCAGGGCTCGCAACCCGGCTGTCGGTCGGCGTGCTGGTGGACCTGTTCCGCTATCCCGCTGCCGGCGGACACGTGAAGTGTTGGGAGCGGCTGGCCGAAGCCGCCGTCGGACTGGACGCACTCGACCTCACTGTCTATTTCCTAGCGGATCAGCCGGGCATCGCGGCCTTGGCCGAGAACTCGCGCTTCGTCCTGCTGCGGCCCGTCTTCGGCACCAACCGTCTGGGCTTCTTGCGTGACGTGGTGGATCATACCGATCTCGCGCCTTTCCGGCCGGGCTTCCACCGCACGCTCGCGAATCATCATGTGATTCACGCGACCGATGCGTTCTTTACTCTGGCGAAGAGCGCGCTTTCCCATGCCCGGAGCCGCAACCGTCCGCTGGTCTGCTCGCTCCACACCGATACCGTAGCCTACGCCCGCGAGCAATCGGCCATGGTCTTCCGCAAGTTGCTGGGCCGCACGCTGGGCGCTGCCGCAGTCGATCGTTGGCGCTGGCACGAACGTGTGGCCGCGCGCATGCAGCGGCAGTTGCGCCGTTATCTCACGTACTGCGACTGGAGCCTGGCTTCGCAGGGAGAGGAACTCGGCCTGCTGCAGCGCGCGCTGCCGGAGGGACGGGTCTCTACCTTGCGCCGGGGCATCGACAAAGAAATGTTCCATCCGGAGCGTCGTGACCGCGGGCGTCTCCGCGAGCAGTTTGGTATTGGCGAAGACCGGCTCGTGCTGCTCTGCGTGGGGCGCGTGGATGAGGTCAAGAGCGTGCTCACCCTGGCGCGCGCCGCTCGCCTGCTGGTGGAGCGCGGGCTTCCCGTGCATGCCGTTTTTGCCGGAGAGGGCCGCGCCCGCGGCGAGATCGGGCGGACCCTCGGCGCACACGCGAGCCTTCCCGGCAATGTCCCGCAGGAGGACCTGGCGTGGCTCTACGCCAGCGCCGACCTGTTCGTGTTTCCCTCCCGCATCGAAATTTCTCCCAACGTCGTGCTCGAGGCCAAAGCCGCAGGCCTTCCCGTGCTGGTCGCGCGCGCGGGCGGCTCGGCGCAGTTCGTGAAGGAAGATGGCCGCGACGGACTCATCATCGCCGAGGACGACCCTGCCGTCTGGGCCGAAGCTATCCAGTCGCTCTGCTCGGACGCGCCCCGCCGCGCGGCGATCGGCGCCGCCGCCCGCCGCTGGATCGAACAGGAACGGCCCTCGTGGCGCGACGTGCTGCTCGAGGATCTGATCCCTGTGTGGCAGCGTGTGGCGCACGAACGCGGCGTGTGGAGCTGA
- a CDS encoding PIG-L family deacetylase: protein MFGQRILILIPHPDDEVVGCCAAIGRAQREGASVFGAFLTTGVPAAEVLWPWQRAAHHQRVERRLGEARRAAEVLGLEPVCFRDVPTRRLKEHGAAALELIRSLLGELRADMLWTPAYEGGHQDHDVINFLASRLRDRVPVWEFSEYNFFGGQVRSQEFFAPTGQEQALALDASEQQRKRVLLALYESEQGNLDYVRIEREVFRPLASYDYSRPPHEGKLFYQRFQWVPYHPRVDYTRPEEVCRALAAFASHS, encoded by the coding sequence ATGTTCGGCCAGCGCATCCTCATCCTCATCCCGCATCCCGACGATGAAGTGGTGGGCTGCTGCGCTGCCATCGGGCGCGCGCAGCGCGAAGGCGCGAGCGTTTTCGGCGCGTTCCTCACCACCGGCGTGCCCGCGGCCGAGGTTTTGTGGCCGTGGCAGCGCGCCGCGCATCACCAGCGTGTGGAGCGGCGACTGGGCGAAGCTCGCCGCGCCGCCGAAGTGCTGGGGCTGGAGCCGGTCTGCTTCCGCGACGTTCCTACCCGCCGCCTGAAGGAGCACGGCGCTGCGGCCCTGGAACTTATTCGCTCGCTGCTCGGGGAACTCCGCGCCGACATGCTCTGGACTCCGGCGTACGAAGGCGGCCATCAGGATCACGACGTCATCAACTTCCTGGCCAGCCGGCTGCGCGACCGTGTTCCTGTGTGGGAGTTCAGCGAGTACAACTTCTTCGGCGGCCAAGTGCGCAGCCAGGAGTTCTTTGCGCCCACCGGCCAGGAGCAGGCGTTGGCGCTCGACGCCTCTGAGCAGCAGCGCAAGCGCGTGCTCCTCGCGCTGTACGAATCCGAACAGGGCAATCTGGATTACGTGCGCATCGAGCGCGAGGTGTTCCGCCCGCTCGCGTCTTACGATTACTCACGCCCGCCGCATGAGGGCAAGTTGTTCTATCAGCGTTTCCAGTGGGTGCCGTATCATCCGCGCGTGGACTACACCCGGCCCGAGGAAGTGTGCCGCGCGCTGGCCGCCTTCGCCTCTCACTCGTAA
- a CDS encoding ABC transporter permease gives MFTPEIFHVALDALRANKFRAFLTMLGVMIGSACIVLVVTVALTGKRYIMAQIEGVGTNIVYAKLVRAGPQGITPLIDEISASDMEAVRNLARVNEVAGTRSMMTTVVVEGIERPVSMVGVTEGFQRIRNLIVVRGRFLDADDMRMRNKVCVLTEELAELAFPSQDPIGKVLRVGELRFTVVGVFRERVSTFGQSEIQRETLVIPFPLLKYYSGTDYLSVLYAQAATPEDVTLVTRGVADVLERRHRPEAVYQVQNLRSLLEAAGNISLALSIVLLVVGLIALTISGIGIMNIMLVTVTERTKEIGLRMSIGAHRRQILYQFLMEALIISGSGAVAGIAIAVSLPILAQPFLPRQLSVPISWVSVVLSFVVTCLTGILFGYLPASRAAKLQPSESLRYE, from the coding sequence ATGTTCACGCCTGAGATCTTCCACGTCGCGCTGGACGCACTGCGCGCCAACAAGTTCCGCGCCTTCCTCACCATGCTGGGCGTGATGATCGGCAGCGCCTGCATCGTGCTGGTGGTGACCGTGGCGCTGACCGGGAAGCGCTACATCATGGCGCAGATCGAGGGTGTGGGCACGAACATCGTGTACGCCAAGCTGGTGCGCGCCGGGCCGCAGGGCATCACGCCGCTCATCGACGAGATCTCGGCCAGCGACATGGAAGCGGTGCGCAACCTGGCCCGCGTCAACGAGGTCGCCGGGACACGCTCCATGATGACCACCGTCGTGGTGGAGGGCATCGAGCGGCCGGTCAGCATGGTGGGCGTGACGGAAGGCTTCCAGCGCATCCGCAACCTCATCGTGGTGCGCGGGCGCTTCCTCGATGCCGATGACATGCGGATGCGCAACAAGGTCTGCGTGCTCACCGAAGAGCTCGCAGAACTCGCCTTCCCTTCGCAGGATCCCATCGGCAAGGTGCTGCGCGTGGGTGAACTCAGGTTCACGGTGGTGGGCGTGTTCCGTGAGCGCGTCTCCACTTTCGGCCAGTCGGAGATCCAGCGCGAGACGCTGGTCATCCCCTTCCCGCTGCTGAAGTATTACAGCGGAACGGACTATCTTTCCGTGCTCTACGCGCAGGCGGCGACGCCCGAAGACGTCACCCTGGTGACGCGCGGCGTGGCCGACGTGCTCGAGCGCCGTCACCGCCCGGAAGCGGTCTACCAGGTGCAGAACCTGCGTTCGCTGCTGGAGGCGGCGGGCAACATCTCGCTCGCCCTCTCCATCGTGTTGCTGGTGGTGGGCTTGATCGCGCTGACCATCAGCGGCATCGGCATCATGAACATCATGCTGGTGACGGTGACCGAGCGCACGAAGGAGATCGGTTTGCGCATGTCCATCGGCGCACACCGGCGGCAGATCCTTTACCAATTCCTGATGGAGGCCCTGATCATCAGCGGCAGCGGGGCGGTGGCCGGGATTGCCATCGCGGTGAGCCTGCCCATCCTGGCCCAGCCGTTCCTGCCGCGCCAGTTGAGCGTGCCCATCTCTTGGGTGTCCGTAGTGCTCTCGTTCGTGGTGACCTGCCTGACCGGCATCCTGTTCGGATACCTGCCCGCCAGCCGCGCCGCCAAGCTGCAGCCCAGCGAATCGCTGCGTTACGAGTGA
- a CDS encoding glycosyltransferase family 2 protein, whose translation MQTAVTPATEAALAAVASTSEVTVVIPAFNEQEAIVREVEMVEAALQPTGWRYEIIVVDDGSADATAERAQSTGAQVIRLPRNRGYGAALKAGVAAARYPWILITDADGTYPTRFIPRLLELTPHHDMVVGARTGEKVHIPLLRQPAKWFLRRMAEYLAEQRIPDLNSGLRVIRRPLVERYRRFLPSGFSFTTSITLALLCNGYAVAYEPIEYEKRIGKSKIRATHAFQFLVQILRMITLFNPLRVFLPLGSVPFIAGLAYLIYDITRWNITDTAVMGVVSGLVIWSLGLLADQNARFNMDRD comes from the coding sequence ATGCAGACCGCAGTCACTCCGGCCACCGAGGCGGCGCTCGCCGCCGTCGCCAGCACCAGCGAAGTGACGGTCGTCATCCCGGCATTCAACGAGCAGGAGGCCATTGTCCGCGAGGTGGAGATGGTCGAAGCCGCGCTGCAGCCGACCGGCTGGCGCTACGAGATCATCGTGGTGGATGACGGCTCGGCCGACGCAACTGCCGAGCGCGCCCAGTCCACCGGCGCGCAGGTGATCCGCCTGCCGCGCAATCGCGGCTACGGCGCCGCACTCAAAGCCGGCGTTGCTGCGGCCCGCTATCCCTGGATCCTCATCACCGACGCCGATGGCACCTATCCGACGCGCTTCATCCCGCGGCTGCTGGAACTGACGCCGCACCACGACATGGTGGTCGGCGCACGGACCGGCGAGAAGGTGCACATCCCGCTGCTGCGGCAACCGGCCAAGTGGTTCCTGCGGCGCATGGCGGAGTATTTGGCCGAGCAACGCATCCCCGACCTCAACTCGGGCCTGCGCGTGATCCGCCGCCCGCTGGTCGAGCGCTACCGCCGATTCCTGCCGTCCGGTTTCTCCTTCACCACCTCCATCACGCTGGCTCTGTTGTGCAACGGATACGCGGTGGCCTACGAACCCATCGAGTACGAGAAGCGCATCGGGAAGTCGAAGATCCGGGCGACTCATGCCTTCCAATTCCTGGTGCAGATCCTGCGCATGATCACGCTGTTCAACCCGCTGCGCGTGTTCCTGCCGCTGGGCAGCGTGCCGTTCATCGCCGGGCTGGCCTACCTGATCTACGACATCACGCGATGGAACATCACCGATACCGCGGTGATGGGCGTGGTAAGCGGGCTGGTGATCTGGTCACTCGGTTTGCTGGCGGACCAGAACGCGCGCTTTAACATGGATCGGGACTAG
- a CDS encoding GDP-mannose 4,6-dehydratase: MGERKGSILLTGGAGFIGSHLGEALLRAGFPLTVVDHLDPFYPTEWKQANLEDMKKSGQYQLHAADIADYDSVREAFAARPPEVVIHLAARAGVRPSIEQPRLYEQINIGGTLAVLELCREFKVRRLIFGSSSSVYGLAPAPFSEEQLDLRPISPYAATKLAGEMMCATWSRLYHMGVVVLRFFTVYGPRQRPDLAIHKFTGMIERGEAIPYYGDGSTGRDYTYVDDTVAGILRALSYVSRRELDGGFYEVFNLGNSKPVKLSELVETLEKVTGRKATRDLLPAQPGDVPLTWADISKAERVLGYKPAISLEDGLRRFVHWYRTVNPERRA, translated from the coding sequence ATGGGAGAGCGGAAGGGAAGCATCCTGCTGACGGGTGGTGCGGGCTTCATCGGCTCGCATCTCGGGGAGGCGTTGCTGCGCGCCGGCTTTCCCCTGACCGTCGTGGATCACCTCGATCCTTTCTATCCCACGGAGTGGAAGCAGGCGAACCTGGAGGACATGAAGAAGTCGGGCCAGTACCAGCTTCACGCCGCCGACATCGCCGACTACGACAGTGTCCGCGAAGCCTTCGCCGCCCGGCCGCCGGAAGTGGTCATCCACCTGGCGGCGCGCGCCGGCGTGCGGCCTTCTATCGAGCAGCCGCGGCTCTACGAGCAGATCAACATCGGCGGGACGCTGGCCGTGCTGGAGCTGTGCCGCGAATTCAAAGTCCGGCGGCTGATCTTCGGCTCGTCGAGTTCGGTCTACGGCTTGGCTCCGGCGCCGTTCTCGGAAGAGCAGCTCGACCTCCGGCCCATCTCGCCCTATGCGGCCACCAAACTGGCCGGCGAGATGATGTGCGCCACCTGGTCGCGGCTCTACCACATGGGCGTCGTCGTGCTGCGCTTCTTCACCGTGTACGGCCCCCGCCAGCGTCCCGACCTGGCCATCCACAAATTCACCGGGATGATCGAGCGCGGCGAAGCCATCCCGTACTACGGCGATGGCTCCACCGGCCGCGACTACACCTACGTGGACGACACCGTTGCCGGCATCCTGCGGGCCCTCAGCTATGTGTCGCGGCGCGAACTGGACGGCGGATTCTACGAAGTCTTCAACCTGGGCAACTCGAAACCGGTGAAGCTCTCGGAGCTGGTCGAGACGTTGGAGAAAGTGACCGGCCGCAAGGCCACTCGCGACCTGTTGCCCGCGCAACCCGGCGACGTGCCCCTGACCTGGGCCGATATCTCCAAGGCGGAACGCGTCCTGGGCTACAAGCCCGCGATCTCGCTCGAGGACGGGTTGCGCCGCTTCGTCCACTGGTATCGCACCGTGAATCCGGAACGCAGAGCGTAG
- a CDS encoding DUF6798 domain-containing protein — MNRALRDALLLLALTAAALALHGYHLGVDDQVIYLPAIKKNLDPGLYPFDAIFFLSQTRLTLFDEMAAWLTHTSGLSLEWTMFALYLATTNLSLAACLSLARRCFAGAAAQWAAVTMVCAVLPLHATGTLVPMQDRYLHPRGLATAAILFAVTAVLDRKPRALAWLAFAGILHPQMTFFGVMHIAVLITLRARLPVRAALLAQLPAWEPANPAWRDVMLTRTHHYPLRWPWYEWLGVAFPMIPLWLFARSARPRGEATRALVCRAFFFSGCLGIVMALVVSTVPQLERLVPIQFMRVLHLIYWVFFLMLGGWLGERFLRRHALRWVLCFGLIAAPVVYGYSFYYGASPHIEWPGRVPRHAWLEAFDWIRHNTPRNALFALDPDYLGPRADYHGFRALAERSMLADYGKDRGVVGLFPELAYQWRQEYEDQRGWRQFGAEDFRALQRKYGVAWVVLEKPGVRGLSCPYENEKLLVCRVG; from the coding sequence ATGAACCGGGCGCTCCGCGACGCGCTGTTGCTGCTCGCGCTGACCGCGGCGGCGCTGGCCCTGCACGGGTATCACCTGGGTGTAGACGATCAGGTCATCTACCTGCCGGCCATTAAGAAGAATCTCGATCCGGGCCTTTACCCCTTCGACGCCATTTTCTTTCTCTCCCAGACCAGGCTCACGCTGTTCGACGAGATGGCTGCGTGGCTGACGCACACCTCCGGCCTGAGTCTCGAATGGACGATGTTCGCGCTCTATCTCGCCACTACCAATCTCTCGCTCGCAGCCTGCCTTTCACTGGCGCGCCGATGTTTCGCGGGCGCCGCAGCGCAATGGGCGGCGGTCACGATGGTCTGCGCCGTCCTGCCGCTGCATGCGACGGGTACGCTGGTCCCTATGCAGGACCGTTACCTGCATCCGCGCGGGCTGGCGACTGCGGCCATTCTGTTCGCGGTCACCGCTGTGCTCGACCGCAAGCCGCGGGCGCTGGCCTGGCTGGCCTTCGCCGGGATACTGCATCCGCAAATGACCTTTTTCGGCGTCATGCATATTGCCGTGCTGATAACCCTGCGGGCACGACTTCCGGTGCGGGCTGCGCTCCTTGCCCAACTTCCCGCCTGGGAGCCGGCGAATCCGGCGTGGCGGGACGTGATGCTTACGCGCACGCACCACTATCCGCTGCGCTGGCCGTGGTACGAATGGCTGGGCGTAGCCTTTCCCATGATCCCGCTGTGGCTGTTCGCGCGCTCGGCACGGCCGCGAGGCGAAGCGACGCGCGCGCTGGTGTGCCGCGCCTTTTTCTTTTCCGGCTGCCTGGGCATCGTGATGGCTCTGGTGGTCTCGACGGTGCCGCAACTGGAGCGCCTCGTGCCCATCCAGTTCATGCGTGTGCTCCACCTCATCTACTGGGTGTTCTTCCTCATGCTCGGCGGATGGCTGGGCGAACGCTTCCTCCGGCGGCACGCGCTGCGCTGGGTGCTGTGCTTCGGGCTGATCGCCGCGCCGGTGGTCTACGGCTACTCGTTCTATTACGGAGCCAGCCCGCACATCGAGTGGCCGGGGCGGGTGCCGCGGCACGCGTGGCTGGAAGCGTTCGACTGGATCCGGCACAACACGCCGCGCAACGCGCTGTTCGCACTCGACCCGGATTACCTTGGGCCGCGCGCCGACTATCACGGCTTCCGCGCGCTGGCCGAGCGCAGCATGCTGGCCGACTACGGCAAGGACCGCGGCGTCGTGGGCCTGTTCCCCGAACTCGCCTACCAGTGGCGCCAGGAATACGAAGACCAGCGCGGCTGGCGTCAGTTCGGCGCGGAGGATTTCCGGGCGCTCCAGCGCAAGTACGGGGTCGCGTGGGTGGTGCTGGAGAAGCCGGGCGTTCGCGGCCTTTCGTGCCCCTACGAAAACGAGAAGCTCTTGGTGTGCCGGGTGGGGTAG